One region of candidate division WOR-3 bacterium genomic DNA includes:
- a CDS encoding KH domain-containing protein, whose translation MMSLKELLENITKSIVDNPDQVQLKEIAGERTVVFELRVGQGDLGKIIGKEGRTAKALRQILAAAAMKQGKRAQLEILE comes from the coding sequence ATGATGTCGCTTAAAGAACTGCTTGAAAACATAACAAAATCAATTGTTGATAATCCTGATCAAGTCCAACTAAAAGAGATCGCTGGTGAAAGAACCGTTGTTTTTGAACTTCGGGTTGGTCAGGGCGATTTAGGGAAAATTATTGGTAAAGAAGGAAGAACAGCAAAAGCCCTGAGGCAGATCTTAGCAGCAGCCGCAATGAAACAAGGAAAGAGAGCCCAGTTGGAAATTCTTGAATAA
- the rpsP gene encoding 30S ribosomal protein S16, whose translation MVRIRLTRMGRTGIPHYRIVVTDSRNPRDGKYIECVGYYNPKKDILEINKERISYWLSCGAQPTEVVKRLLSKVEKETNLNQTLKGGNYDVA comes from the coding sequence ATGGTAAGAATAAGATTAACAAGAATGGGAAGAACGGGTATTCCCCATTATCGAATTGTTGTTACGGATTCAAGAAATCCCCGAGACGGTAAATATATTGAGTGTGTTGGTTATTATAACCCTAAAAAAGATATTTTAGAAATTAATAAAGAAAGAATTTCCTACTGGCTCTCCTGTGGAGCACAACCTACTGAGGTAGTAAAACGATTACTATCAAAAGTAGAAAAAGAAACAAACTTAAACCAAACTTTAAAAGGAGGTAACTATGATGTCGCTTAA
- the miaB gene encoding tRNA (N6-isopentenyl adenosine(37)-C2)-methylthiotransferase MiaB, producing the protein MRKYFIKTYGCQMNLADSLIVSKILNDAGFEKTENIKEADIVLILTCAVREHAEKRALGQIFSLGSLKKRKKCLIGVLGCMARGLKEKLTEGCLKENFVDFLLGPDAYRKLPAIIEEKFKNYENKPITIIEEEKETYCDILPEINQEGIEGFVTIMRGCDNFCSYCIVPYVRGRERARPISSILQEIDFLLSKGKILITLLGQNVLGYKDKENDKILDFSYLLTTIIEKFPNLRYLHFLTSHPKDLSFELIEKIAQLMNLGKLFKELHLPLQSGSNRILRLMNRKYTREEYYEKIKYLKELVPDVSITTDLIVGFPTETEEDYEATFDMVKKIGFDFAYMFKYSERPYTKARNIFPKISEEIKQERLEKLINLQNEITKRKNEEMINKNYPIIITKNQNNESIGRLPNNKLAIVKEKLSIGKEYIIKIIKIDGWTPIGEIIKE; encoded by the coding sequence ATGAGAAAATATTTCATTAAAACCTACGGCTGTCAAATGAATTTGGCAGATAGTCTGATAGTGAGTAAGATTTTAAATGATGCTGGTTTTGAGAAAACAGAGAATATTAAAGAGGCTGATATAGTTTTAATTTTAACTTGTGCGGTAAGGGAACACGCAGAAAAAAGGGCATTAGGACAAATTTTTTCTTTAGGTTCCTTAAAGAAAAGAAAGAAGTGTTTAATTGGTGTATTAGGCTGTATGGCCAGAGGCTTAAAAGAGAAATTAACCGAAGGTTGCTTAAAAGAAAATTTTGTCGATTTTCTCTTGGGTCCGGATGCCTATCGAAAATTACCAGCAATAATTGAAGAGAAATTTAAAAATTATGAAAATAAACCAATCACCATTATTGAAGAAGAAAAAGAAACCTATTGCGATATTTTACCAGAAATTAATCAAGAAGGAATAGAAGGTTTTGTTACTATTATGCGTGGCTGCGATAATTTTTGTTCCTATTGTATTGTCCCCTATGTTCGCGGAAGGGAAAGAGCCCGACCAATTTCCTCTATTCTTCAAGAAATAGATTTTCTATTATCAAAGGGGAAAATATTAATAACTCTTTTAGGACAAAATGTCCTTGGCTATAAAGACAAAGAAAATGACAAAATATTAGATTTCTCTTATCTTTTAACAACCATAATTGAAAAATTCCCTAATTTAAGATATCTCCATTTTTTAACTTCCCATCCAAAAGATTTATCCTTTGAGTTAATTGAAAAGATTGCCCAATTAATGAACTTAGGAAAGTTATTTAAAGAACTCCATTTACCCCTCCAATCAGGTTCTAATCGGATTTTAAGATTAATGAACCGGAAATATACCCGTGAAGAGTATTATGAGAAAATTAAATATTTAAAAGAACTTGTGCCTGATGTAAGTATTACAACTGATTTAATTGTTGGTTTTCCGACGGAAACCGAAGAAGATTACGAAGCAACTTTCGATATGGTAAAAAAGATTGGATTTGATTTTGCCTATATGTTTAAATATTCCGAAAGACCATATACTAAAGCCCGTAATATATTTCCCAAAATAAGTGAAGAAATTAAACAAGAGAGATTAGAAAAATTAATAAATTTACAAAATGAAATTACCAAGAGAAAAAATGAAGAAATGATAAATAAAAATTATCCGATCATTATAACTAAAAATCAAAATAATGAATCAATAGGAAGATTACCCAATAATAAATTAGCAATTGTAAAAGAGAAATTATCAATTGGTAAAGAATATATTATAAAGATTATCAAAATTGATGGTTGGACACCAATTGGTGAAATTATAAAAGAATGA
- the trmD gene encoding tRNA (guanosine(37)-N1)-methyltransferase TrmD: MKVHIITIFPEYFQGIVNTGVIKIAQNKGLLDLKILNLRDFTDDPYRQVDDYPYGGGPGMIMKPEPIFRAVNSIKEKDSKVILLSPQGKVFNQKMAFELSKLPHLIFICGRYKGVDGRVSEYLCDMEISIGDYILSGGEAACAVILEAVIRLIEGVVGDYESIETDSFVSGLLDATYYTRPQDFMGYKVPEVLLSGNHELIRKWRRKSSLLNTLKNRPDLLKTANLTEEDKELLKEIEKELKNKE, from the coding sequence GTGAAAGTTCACATAATAACAATCTTCCCTGAATACTTCCAAGGAATAGTTAACACTGGTGTAATAAAAATTGCCCAAAATAAAGGTCTATTAGATTTAAAGATTTTAAATTTAAGAGATTTCACCGATGACCCCTATCGGCAAGTAGATGATTACCCTTATGGCGGTGGTCCAGGAATGATTATGAAACCCGAACCAATATTTAGAGCAGTAAATTCTATAAAAGAGAAAGATTCTAAGGTAATTTTACTTTCTCCTCAAGGAAAGGTTTTTAATCAAAAGATGGCTTTTGAATTATCTAAATTGCCCCATTTAATTTTTATCTGCGGACGTTATAAAGGTGTTGATGGCAGGGTAAGCGAATATCTTTGTGATATGGAAATCTCTATTGGTGATTATATTCTCTCTGGTGGTGAAGCAGCCTGTGCGGTAATTTTAGAAGCAGTAATTAGATTGATTGAAGGAGTGGTTGGCGATTACGAGTCAATTGAAACTGATTCTTTTGTCTCTGGTTTGTTAGATGCCACTTATTATACCCGTCCCCAAGATTTTATGGGTTATAAAGTACCGGAAGTTTTGCTTTCGGGTAATCACGAATTAATAAGGAAATGGCGAAGAAAATCATCTCTTTTAAATACTTTAAAAAACCGACCAGACTTATTAAAAACTGCTAATTTAACCGAAGAAGATAAAGAGTTGTTAAAAGAGATTGAAAAGGAGTTGAAAAATAAAGAATGA
- a CDS encoding sialidase family protein: protein MILIFLLISQYRFLPAIKVNDDPAGQAFHTTISSGQHSIAARGDTIYLAYRGDQTGQANIYFTKSTDGGRTWSPSIRVNYPNQGIFQTLAVSKNGHIFIAYDDRGPTDDIYFTKSTNGGISFTTPIRVNDIIEGVQKRPSIAVD, encoded by the coding sequence ATGATTCTAATATTTCTTCTTATTTCCCAATACCGATTTTTGCCAGCAATAAAGGTGAATGATGACCCAGCCGGACAGGCATTCCACACAACTATATCGTCAGGACAACATTCTATCGCCGCCAGAGGTGATACAATCTATCTTGCCTATCGAGGTGACCAAACAGGTCAGGCAAATATCTATTTCACAAAAAGTACCGATGGCGGAAGAACCTGGTCGCCTTCTATTAGAGTTAACTATCCAAACCAAGGAATCTTCCAAACATTAGCCGTTAGTAAAAATGGCCATATCTTTATTGCCTACGATGACCGAGGTCCAACCGATGATATTTACTTTACAAAAAGCACTAACGGCGGTATAAGTTTCACCACACCAATAAGAGTAAATGATATAATTGAAGGAGTTCAAAAAAGACCTTCAATCGCTGTTGAT